Proteins encoded in a region of the Nicotiana tomentosiformis chromosome 9, ASM39032v3, whole genome shotgun sequence genome:
- the LOC104088982 gene encoding guanine nucleotide-binding protein subunit gamma 1, translated as MQSESSEQLRSVVAATDTRGKHRISAELKRLEQETRFLEEELELLDKMEKASTACKEMLSNVETSPDPLLPVTHGPTNPYWDRWFEGPQDTSGCRCWIL; from the exons ATGCAATCAGAGAGCTCAGAACAGTTGAGATCGGTTGTTGCAGCAACTGATACAAGAGGGAAACATAGGATATCTGCTGAATTGAAGAGACTTGAGCAAGAAACTCGCTTCTTAGAG GAAGAACTTGAATTGCTTGACAAAATGGAAAAGGCGTCAACTGCTTGCAAGGA GATGCTAAGTAATGTGGAAACGAGTCCAGATCCATTACTGCCAGT AACACATGGTCCAACAAATCCTTACTGGGATCGATGGTTTGAAGGACCACAAGATACATCGGGTTGCAGATGCTGGATATTGTAA